One Helicobacter ganmani genomic region harbors:
- the groL gene encoding chaperonin GroEL (60 kDa chaperone family; promotes refolding of misfolded polypeptides especially under stressful conditions; forms two stacked rings of heptamers to form a barrel-shaped 14mer; ends can be capped by GroES; misfolded proteins enter the barrel where they are refolded when GroES binds) → MASKEINFSDNARNRLYEGVKQLNDAVKVTMGPRGRNVLIQKSFGAPSITKDGVSVAKEIELADPIANMGAQLVKEVASKTADAAGDGTTTATVLAYSIFKEGLRNITAGANPVQVKRGMDKAAEAITEELKKIAKPVAGKKEIAQVATISANSDSKVGELIAEAMEKVGKDGVITVEEAKGINDELSVVEGMQFDRGYLSPYFVTNSDKMEAELEQPYILLTDKKITSMKDILPLLESTMKSGKPLLIIAEDIEGEALTTLVVNKLRGVLNVAAVKAPGFGDRRKEMLKDIATLTGGEVISEELGKTLEAATIADLGQAARIVIDKDNTTIVDGAGQKDAVNARIAQIKTQIQSTTSDYDREKLQERLAKLSGGVAVIKVGAASEVEMKEKKDRVDDALSATKAAVEEGIIIGGGAALVRAAAKVSLKLEGDEKIGYEIIKRAISAPIKQIATNAGFDDGVVVNNVEKDSNVNHGFDASNGTYVDMFEAGIIDPLKVARIALQNAVSVSSLLLTTEATVHEIKEDKPAMPDMSGMGGMGGMGGMM, encoded by the coding sequence ATGGCAAGTAAAGAAATTAATTTTTCAGACAATGCAAGAAATAGATTATATGAGGGTGTAAAACAGCTAAATGACGCTGTAAAAGTAACAATGGGACCAAGAGGACGCAATGTGTTGATTCAAAAAAGCTTTGGTGCGCCAAGTATTACAAAAGACGGCGTTTCAGTAGCAAAAGAAATTGAATTAGCAGACCCTATTGCAAATATGGGAGCGCAACTTGTAAAAGAAGTCGCAAGTAAAACCGCAGACGCAGCAGGTGATGGTACGACTACGGCAACGGTTTTAGCATATAGTATTTTCAAAGAGGGTTTGAGAAATATTACTGCAGGTGCGAATCCTGTGCAAGTAAAGCGTGGAATGGATAAAGCAGCAGAGGCAATCACAGAAGAGCTTAAGAAAATTGCTAAACCTGTTGCGGGTAAAAAAGAAATTGCACAAGTAGCAACAATCTCTGCAAATTCTGATTCCAAAGTAGGCGAACTCATTGCGGAAGCTATGGAAAAAGTTGGTAAAGATGGCGTTATTACCGTAGAAGAAGCAAAAGGAATCAACGATGAACTAAGCGTGGTTGAGGGTATGCAGTTTGATAGAGGTTACCTTAGCCCTTATTTTGTAACCAATAGCGACAAAATGGAAGCAGAGTTAGAGCAGCCCTATATTTTGCTGACAGACAAAAAAATTACTTCTATGAAAGACATTTTGCCACTTTTAGAATCTACAATGAAAAGCGGTAAGCCACTTTTGATTATCGCAGAAGACATTGAGGGAGAAGCTTTGACAACTTTAGTTGTGAATAAATTACGTGGCGTATTGAATGTTGCTGCAGTCAAAGCTCCCGGATTTGGTGATAGAAGAAAAGAAATGCTAAAAGATATTGCAACTTTAACAGGTGGCGAAGTGATTAGCGAAGAATTGGGTAAAACACTAGAAGCTGCGACAATTGCAGATTTGGGGCAAGCGGCTAGAATAGTGATTGATAAAGACAATACAACAATTGTAGATGGTGCAGGTCAAAAAGATGCCGTTAATGCTAGAATCGCACAGATTAAAACACAAATCCAAAGCACTACAAGTGATTATGATAGGGAAAAATTGCAAGAAAGACTTGCAAAACTTAGCGGCGGTGTAGCTGTGATTAAAGTAGGTGCGGCAAGCGAAGTAGAAATGAAAGAGAAAAAAGACCGCGTTGATGATGCGTTAAGTGCAACAAAAGCAGCGGTTGAAGAGGGTATTATTATCGGTGGTGGTGCGGCACTTGTGCGCGCAGCAGCGAAAGTTAGCCTAAAGTTAGAGGGTGATGAAAAAATTGGCTATGAAATCATTAAACGCGCAATTTCTGCTCCGATTAAACAAATCGCAACCAACGCAGGCTTTGATGATGGTGTCGTGGTGAATAATGTAGAAAAAGATTCTAATGTAAATCACGGCTTTGACGCTTCTAATGGTACTTATGTGGATATGTTTGAAGCAGGAATCATTGACCCGCTAAAAGTTGCAAGAATCGCGCTTCAAAATGCAGTTTCTGTTTCTAGCTTATTGCTTACAACGGAAGCCACAGTGCATGAAATCAAAGAGGATAAACCTGCAATGCCAGATATGAGTGGTATGGGCGGAATGGGAGGTATGGGCGGAATGATGTAA
- the groES gene encoding co-chaperone GroES yields MNFRPLGERVLVERLEEDTKTTSGIIIPDNAKEKPLEGIIQAIGSEVKDVKVGDKVVFGKYSGTEVKLEGKEYLILKLEDVLGVRA; encoded by the coding sequence ATGAATTTCAGACCACTTGGAGAAAGAGTTCTAGTAGAAAGACTAGAAGAAGACACAAAAACTACTTCAGGAATTATTATCCCTGATAATGCGAAAGAAAAGCCGCTTGAAGGAATTATTCAAGCAATTGGTAGCGAAGTTAAAGATGTAAAAGTAGGTGATAAAGTTGTTTTTGGAAAATATTCTGGCACTGAAGTGAAACTAGAGGGAAAAGAATATTTGATTTTAAAGCTTGAAGATGTTTTAGGCGTGAGAGCTTAA
- a CDS encoding pyridoxal phosphate-dependent aminotransferase, translating into MQAHYASRITALSESITLAISTLARELKSQGKDILSFSAGEPDFDTPQVVKDAAIQAINEGFTKYTAVAGIPELLNAISVKLKRDNNLEYSTKEIIVNSGAKHSLFNVFQALIEKDDEVIIPSPYWVTYPELVTFSGGKNIFIQTTQENNFKITKEQLKAAITPKTKMLVLTTPSNPTGMVYSRAELEEIAEILKDTNIWLLSDEIYEKLVYDGTFVSPASLSQDMLERTITVNGLSKAVAMTGWRMGYVASKDQKLCKLINALQGHSTSNINSITQKAAITGLNGSADKEIEIMRQAFKERRDFACERFNTIKGLKASKPDGAFYLFVHCAEISKDSMQFCKNLLEYAGVAVVPGIGFGMDGYFRFSFATDLNSIDKGIQRIKDYCENL; encoded by the coding sequence ATGCAGGCACATTATGCAAGCAGAATCACTGCTCTATCAGAATCTATCACTCTTGCAATTAGCACACTTGCGCGAGAACTAAAATCACAAGGAAAAGACATTCTCTCTTTTTCTGCGGGTGAACCGGATTTTGATACTCCCCAAGTCGTTAAAGATGCAGCAATCCAAGCAATCAACGAGGGTTTTACCAAATATACTGCAGTCGCTGGAATCCCGGAGCTTTTAAATGCGATTAGCGTGAAGTTGAAGCGGGATAATAATTTAGAATATTCCACCAAAGAAATCATTGTAAATAGCGGGGCGAAACACTCACTTTTTAATGTATTTCAAGCATTAATTGAAAAGGACGACGAAGTGATTATCCCCTCACCTTATTGGGTAACTTACCCCGAGCTTGTTACATTTAGCGGTGGCAAGAATATCTTTATCCAGACTACACAAGAAAATAACTTCAAAATCACAAAAGAACAGCTAAAAGCCGCCATAACGCCTAAAACAAAAATGCTAGTGCTTACAACACCCTCCAATCCCACAGGAATGGTGTATTCTAGAGCAGAGTTAGAAGAAATTGCAGAGATTTTAAAAGACACAAATATTTGGTTGCTTAGCGATGAAATCTATGAAAAATTGGTTTATGATGGCACTTTTGTCTCACCTGCTAGCCTTAGTCAAGATATGCTTGAGCGCACAATTACCGTTAATGGGCTCAGTAAGGCAGTCGCAATGACTGGTTGGCGAATGGGCTATGTAGCGAGCAAAGACCAAAAACTTTGCAAACTCATTAATGCACTACAAGGACATTCTACCTCCAATATCAACTCTATCACACAAAAAGCCGCAATTACTGGGCTAAATGGTAGTGCAGATAAAGAAATTGAGATAATGCGTCAAGCTTTTAAAGAGCGGAGAGATTTTGCCTGCGAAAGATTTAATACCATTAAAGGGTTAAAAGCTAGCAAACCCGATGGAGCGTTCTATCTTTTTGTTCATTGTGCAGAGATTTCTAAAGATTCTATGCAATTTTGCAAAAACTTGTTAGAATATGCTGGCGTGGCTGTCGTTCCGGGAATTGGCTTTGGAATGGACGGCTATTTTAGATTCTCCTTTGCCACAGATTTAAATAGTATTGACAAAGGGATTCAAAGAATCAAAGATTACTGCGAGAATCTTTAA